The genomic interval TTCGTAGGGGAAGCCGTTGAGGGTGACCACTTCCAGGCCGCGGCTGTCGAGTTCGGCGCGCAGGGCGCGGAGTTCGGCGGGGTCGTTGATCAGGGCGCGGGCCGCGTCGCGGGCGAGCCAGAGTCCGATGCCGAGCCGGTCCCGGCCGAGTCGGCGGCGGACGGGTTCGCAGTGGTCGCGGAGCTGGGCGCGGACGCCGTCCAGGGTTTCGGCGGGGTGGACGTTGGTGCAGTAGGCGAGGTGGACCGTCGAGCCGTCCGGGTGGCGGAAGCGCATGGCCGCCTCACTCCCCGCCGCGCAGGATGGAGTTGCCCTCGTGCAGTGGGTCGGGGGCCGGGACGTCCAGCTGGAGGCGGCCGCTCTGGCCGTAGAAGGCGACCGGGTTGCGCCACAGCACCTGGTCGACGTCGTCCTCGGTGAAGCCGGCCTTCAGCATGGCGTCGGCGACCTTGCGGGTCTTGAGGGGGTCGCTCTTTCCCCAGTCGGCGGCCGAGTTGACGATCATCTTCTCGGTGCCGTGGTTCCGGAGGATGGCGACCATCCGGTCCTCGTCCATCTTGGTGTCCGGGTAGATGGAGAATCCGGCCCAGCAGCCGCTGTCGGTGGCGGCCTTTACCGTTGTCTCATTGAGGTGATCGAGCAGGACGTGCTCCGGGGGGAGGTTCGATTCGCGGATGACGTCGATGGTGCGGTGCAGACCGGCGAGCTTGTCGCGGTGCGGGGTGTGGACGAGGGCGGGCAGCCCGTGGTCGGCGGCGAGCTGGAGCTGGGCGGCCAGGGCGTGGTCCTCGGCCGGGGTCATGGAGTCGTAGCCGATCTCGCCGACGGCGACTACCCCGTCCTTCACGAGGTAGCGGGGCAGCGCGTCCAGGACGGGGGTACAGCGGGGGTCGTTCGCCTCCTTGGGGTTGAGGGCGAGCGTGCAGTGGTGCGCGATGCCGTACTGGGAGGCGCGGAAGGGCTCCCAGCCGAGGAGCGCGTCGAAGTAGTCGAAGAAGCTGGCGGGCGAGGTGCGGGGCTGGCCGAGCCAGAAGGAGGGTTCGACGAGCGCGCGGACCCCCGCGTCGTACATCGCCTGATAGTCGTCGGTGGTGCGGGAGGTCATGTGGATGTGGGGGTCGAAGATGC from Streptomyces sp. CA-278952 carries:
- a CDS encoding TatD family hydrolase; the protein is MRIFDPHIHMTSRTTDDYQAMYDAGVRALVEPSFWLGQPRTSPASFFDYFDALLGWEPFRASQYGIAHHCTLALNPKEANDPRCTPVLDALPRYLVKDGVVAVGEIGYDSMTPAEDHALAAQLQLAADHGLPALVHTPHRDKLAGLHRTIDVIRESNLPPEHVLLDHLNETTVKAATDSGCWAGFSIYPDTKMDEDRMVAILRNHGTEKMIVNSAADWGKSDPLKTRKVADAMLKAGFTEDDVDQVLWRNPVAFYGQSGRLQLDVPAPDPLHEGNSILRGGE